The Streptomyces hundungensis genome contains the following window.
GCAGCTCCAGGGCGGTCTTGGTCGCCGCGTAGACCGAGTTGCCGGGCCAGGCCCGCTGTCCCACCGACGTACTGACATTGACGATCACTCCGCTTGCCGTCTCCAGGGGTGGCAGCGCGGCCTGGGCCAGCAGTATGGGGGCGACGAGGTTGGTGGTGAGCTGAGCCGTGATCATCTCTGGCGTCAGCGTGCCGAGGGCGCCGCTGCGCACTATGCCGGCGTTGTTGACCAGCACGTCCAGCCGGCCGTGTGTCTTGAGCACGGCCTGGATGATGCGATCGGACTCTCCCTCGGCGGTGATGTCGGCGGCCAGCGGCATGATCCGGTCGTGCCCGGCAGCGGTCTCCTTGAGCGGCTCGGGCCGCCGCCCGATCGCGACCACGTGGGCGCCCTCGGCGGCGAAGACGCGGGCGGTGGCCCGGCCGATCCCGGTGCCTGCTCCAGTGACGGCGACGACCCTGCTGCTCTGCGATGCGGTGCTGTTCATGCTGGTCATCGTGCAACCCTGCCGCCAGCGGCAAGGTCAAGCGATCTGGGCAAGCCGCGGTGCGGGTTGCTGCCCGGCCTCCCGGGCGGCGGAGCGCCGGCGGTCGAACTCGGCGTTTAGATGTGGGCAGTTGCGGCAGAGCGTCACCCGCGGCACCTCCGCCAGGGTGCACAAGCTCTTGACGTCGCCCTTCAGGCCGTCGGGGACGGGTCCGGCGAGAGTTGCCGCATCGCCGCCCGGACCCTGGCCTCAACCTCGTGGTCATGCGTCGTGAGCGGGCTCCCGTCGGCGTGTCCGGTGGCGTCGATCTCGGCGACGACGCGGGTGGCGCGGTCGAACGCGGCCTGGACTCGGGCCCGTTCAGGCTTGGAGAGTCTGGGGTTGCCGAGGAAGACGGCCTGGGTGTTCTCGGCGTGGTAGGCCCAGATCTTCCGGAGACTGAGGTGTTGCGGCTGGCTGCGGCGGTCGAGGACGGCTTCGAGTATCCGCTGGGTCGGGCGATCACCGTGCATGCCGTGCGCGCCTTCGCTGAAGAAGTGCTGTTCTTTGTAAGGGAGTTAACCGCTGTTCCCGGCTTCGGTGTACGCGGCTGGGTGGGGGAGAGGTTCGTCGAGGTGTCCGCCGCCGCGCCGCCGCCGATCCTCTTGAAA
Protein-coding sequences here:
- a CDS encoding SDR family NAD(P)-dependent oxidoreductase; amino-acid sequence: MTSMNSTASQSSRVVAVTGAGTGIGRATARVFAAEGAHVVAIGRRPEPLKETAAGHDRIMPLAADITAEGESDRIIQAVLKTHGRLDVLVNNAGIVRSGALGTLTPEMITAQLTTNLVAPILLAQAALPPLETASGVIVNVSTSVGQRAWPGNSVYAATKTALELLTRSWAVELAPRGIRVVAVAPGAIDTPIGEHQGLTPERMAAVREWQLAHTPLGRIGRPEEVAWAISRLTAPAASFVTGVVLPVDGGAVVA
- a CDS encoding amidohydrolase, whose amino-acid sequence is MHGDRPTQRILEAVLDRRSQPQHLSLRKIWAYHAENTQAVFLGNPRLSKPERARVQAAFDRATRVVAEIDATGHADGSPLTTHDHEVEARVRAAMRQLSPDPSPTA